The following are encoded in a window of Armatimonadota bacterium genomic DNA:
- a CDS encoding molybdenum cofactor biosynthesis protein MoaE, giving the protein MFRITDQPIDPPNAPGPSAGAQVVFTGLVRNHNEGRTVEALEYEAFNELAVKEGEKILQEVLKRFDVESVLCVHRVGKLQIGDVAVLVACSSAHRRAAFDACQYVIDEVKKRVPIWKKEIYEDGESEWLNAADGAKCSP; this is encoded by the coding sequence GTGTTTCGAATAACCGACCAGCCGATCGATCCGCCGAATGCGCCCGGCCCGTCAGCTGGCGCGCAGGTCGTGTTCACTGGACTGGTCCGGAATCACAACGAGGGGCGCACAGTCGAGGCATTGGAATACGAAGCGTTCAACGAGCTGGCGGTCAAAGAGGGAGAGAAGATCTTGCAAGAAGTGCTGAAGCGGTTCGACGTTGAGTCCGTCCTCTGTGTTCATCGCGTCGGGAAACTGCAGATCGGCGACGTCGCAGTGTTGGTCGCGTGTTCGTCCGCGCACCGGCGCGCAGCGTTCGACGCTTGCCAGTACGTGATCGACGAAGTCAAAAAGCGAGTGCCGATCTGGAAAAAGGAGATCTACGAAGACGGCGAGTCGGAGTGGCTGAACGCGGCGGATGGGGCAAAATGCAGCCCTTGA
- a CDS encoding sulfite exporter TauE/SafE family protein, producing MGQNAALDTASPEGAALTLAELAPFLVMIAAVAALYSSVGHGGASGYIAVLGFTALSGVAVSSTALTMNLLVAGIALFAYSRQGHFQWRIVWPFLITSIPAAFVGGRFKLEEATYFLVLAAVLLFAAIRLVMRKKSGTEERPIPLVPALAFGVVIGLLSGVVGVGGGIFLSPLIILLGWAGAKETAAASALFILVNSGAGILGRVSTEQYEPSVFLPHLLLAGLVGAILGATIGAKKLKPLTVQRVLGAVLFIASMKMVYQYGFAV from the coding sequence ATGGGGCAAAATGCAGCCCTTGATACCGCTAGCCCGGAAGGTGCCGCGCTGACGCTCGCCGAGTTGGCTCCGTTCCTAGTGATGATCGCGGCTGTGGCGGCGCTTTATTCGTCGGTCGGCCACGGCGGCGCGTCGGGGTACATCGCCGTGCTAGGGTTCACCGCCCTCTCGGGAGTCGCCGTATCCTCGACCGCGCTGACAATGAACCTACTCGTCGCGGGCATCGCGCTGTTCGCCTATTCGCGGCAGGGGCATTTCCAGTGGCGGATCGTGTGGCCGTTCCTGATCACGTCGATCCCTGCGGCGTTCGTCGGCGGGCGATTCAAACTGGAGGAGGCGACTTACTTCCTCGTTCTGGCCGCAGTGCTGCTGTTCGCGGCGATCCGCTTGGTCATGCGGAAGAAGTCGGGGACAGAGGAGCGACCGATCCCTCTCGTTCCTGCGCTGGCGTTCGGTGTGGTGATCGGTTTGCTCTCGGGCGTTGTCGGGGTTGGTGGGGGGATATTCCTCAGTCCGTTGATCATTCTTCTCGGCTGGGCGGGTGCGAAGGAGACCGCCGCGGCCTCGGCGCTGTTCATTCTGGTCAACTCCGGAGCAGGAATCCTCGGCCGCGTCTCGACCGAGCAGTACGAGCCGTCGGTTTTCCTGCCGCACCTACTCCTCGCCGGCCTGGTCGGCGCCATCCTCGGCGCGACGATCGGCGCGAAAAAGCTGAAGCCGCTCACCGTGCAACGAGTTCTAGGCGCAGTTCTGTTCATCGCTTCGATGAAAATGGTCTACCAGTACGGGTTCGCGGTGTAA